Proteins from a genomic interval of Erwinia sp. SLM-02:
- a CDS encoding glycoside hydrolase family 10 protein, with the protein MIVRFRHLSPRSKGRSGLLIAAGLLLASCAGKPPVSLVTPLPTEAHPPLPTEAHPPQPTVPQSQQPMRGVWLTTVSRLDWPPISSVNISNDAQRISQQKKALTDKLDKLKSLGINAVFFQVKPDGTALWPSKILPWSDMMTGKIGRDPGYDPLQFMLDEAHRRGIRVHAWFNPYRVTVNTKPGTVAELNRTLSQNPASVFVLHRDWIRTSGDRYVLDPGIPAARDWITSIVAEVVARYPVDGVQFDDYFYTESPGSALNDSQTFRQYGQGFASKADWRRHNTQLLIEQVSRTIKQLKPNVEFGVSPAGVWRNRSHDAAGSDTRGAAAYDESYADTRRWVQQGLLDYIAPQIYWPFARDAARYDVLAKWWAEVVKPTKTRLYIGIALYKVGEPSKNEPDWTIGGGVPELKKQLDLNESLPQISGTILFRENYLNQPQTQDAVNYLRKRWGE; encoded by the coding sequence ATCATCGTCCGGTTCCGTCATCTCTCTCCTCGGTCTAAAGGCCGGTCAGGCCTGCTTATCGCGGCCGGGCTGCTCCTTGCCAGCTGCGCCGGAAAGCCGCCGGTTTCCCTCGTCACGCCGCTGCCGACCGAGGCCCATCCGCCGCTGCCGACCGAGGCCCATCCGCCGCAGCCGACCGTGCCGCAAAGCCAGCAGCCGATGCGCGGGGTGTGGTTAACCACCGTTTCCCGCCTGGACTGGCCGCCCATCTCGTCGGTGAATATCAGCAACGACGCCCAGCGCATCAGCCAGCAGAAAAAGGCGCTGACCGACAAGCTGGATAAGCTGAAAAGCCTCGGCATTAATGCGGTGTTCTTCCAGGTAAAACCCGACGGAACCGCGCTCTGGCCGTCAAAAATCCTGCCGTGGTCGGATATGATGACCGGCAAAATTGGCCGGGATCCGGGCTACGATCCGCTGCAGTTTATGCTCGATGAAGCCCACCGGCGCGGCATCAGGGTTCACGCCTGGTTTAACCCCTACCGCGTCACCGTCAACACCAAACCCGGCACCGTTGCGGAGCTGAACCGCACGCTGTCGCAGAACCCGGCCAGCGTTTTTGTGCTGCACCGCGACTGGATCCGCACCTCGGGCGACCGTTATGTTCTCGACCCGGGCATTCCCGCCGCCCGCGACTGGATCACCAGCATCGTGGCCGAGGTGGTGGCGCGCTATCCGGTGGACGGCGTGCAGTTTGATGATTACTTCTATACCGAGTCGCCCGGTTCGGCGCTGAACGACAGTCAGACCTTCAGGCAGTACGGCCAGGGCTTTGCCTCGAAAGCCGACTGGCGGCGGCACAATACCCAGCTGCTGATTGAACAGGTTTCGCGCACCATTAAACAGCTTAAGCCGAATGTGGAGTTTGGCGTCAGTCCCGCCGGCGTGTGGCGCAACCGCTCCCACGATGCGGCGGGATCCGACACGCGCGGCGCGGCCGCCTATGATGAATCCTATGCGGATACCCGTCGCTGGGTGCAGCAGGGACTGCTGGACTACATTGCCCCGCAGATCTACTGGCCTTTCGCCCGCGATGCCGCCCGCTATGACGTGCTGGCAAAATGGTGGGCGGAGGTGGTGAAACCGACCAAAACCCGTCTCTATATCGGCATTGCGCTGTATAAAGTCGGCGAGCCGTCGAAGAACGAGCCGGACTGGACCATCGGCGGCGGCGTGCCGGAGCTGAAGAAACAGCTCGATCTGAATGAGTCGCTGCCGCAAATCAGTGGCACCATCCTCTTCAGGGAGAACTACCTCAATCAGCCGCAGACGCAGGACGCGGTCAATTACCTGAGAAAACGCTGGGGAGAATAA
- a CDS encoding LysR family transcriptional regulator: MNIPNLSGYLNQFQIFIKIAETGNLSRAARALGLTPSAVSKSLSQLESITGHLLINRESRPFQLTLDGRRILQLAQRVIADIESIADGSRLPGMQGETLRISCSLAFGCTHIPRLSGDFQALYPGVSIDVMLDDRFINLEREDIDVAFRITSEAVTQNDDAEPLMDIRWFYCASPDYLRRHPPITVPADLRFHHCLVYPQMTHEGKWMFRQHAKSETVAVTPHLSCNSSLLLLQRALLHGGVACLPDYLASHYINGGKLVRVLSEYDPGVTHQLQARIRHSAKENKTLRLFLAFIQNRLTKNCDQTITPRDTNCEPYSQ; encoded by the coding sequence ATGAACATTCCAAACCTTTCCGGTTATCTGAATCAGTTTCAGATATTTATCAAAATCGCCGAAACGGGCAACCTTTCCCGCGCCGCCCGGGCGCTGGGGTTAACGCCTTCGGCCGTCAGTAAAAGCCTGTCGCAGCTTGAAAGCATCACCGGCCATCTGTTAATCAACCGTGAGAGCCGCCCCTTCCAGCTGACCCTCGATGGGCGCCGCATTCTGCAGCTGGCGCAGCGGGTTATTGCCGATATTGAAAGTATTGCTGACGGCAGCCGCTTACCGGGCATGCAGGGCGAAACGCTGCGCATCAGCTGTTCGCTGGCCTTTGGCTGTACGCATATTCCCAGGCTGTCGGGGGATTTTCAGGCGCTGTATCCGGGCGTCAGTATCGACGTTATGCTGGACGATCGCTTTATCAACCTTGAACGCGAGGATATCGACGTGGCGTTCAGGATTACCTCCGAGGCGGTGACGCAGAACGATGATGCGGAGCCGCTGATGGATATCCGCTGGTTCTACTGCGCTTCCCCCGACTATTTACGCCGCCATCCGCCGATTACCGTTCCTGCCGATTTACGCTTTCACCACTGTCTGGTGTATCCGCAGATGACGCACGAGGGTAAATGGATGTTTCGTCAGCATGCGAAGAGTGAAACGGTGGCGGTGACCCCGCATCTTTCCTGTAATTCGAGCCTGTTGCTTTTGCAGAGGGCGCTGCTGCATGGTGGAGTGGCCTGCCTGCCGGACTATCTGGCGAGTCATTACATTAACGGCGGCAAACTCGTCCGGGTACTGTCTGAGTACGATCCCGGGGTGACTCACCAGCTGCAGGCGAGGATCCGTCATTCGGCCAAAGAGAACAAAACGCTGCGCCTTTTTCTGGCCTTTATTCAGAACCGGCTGACGAAAAACTGTGACCAGACAATCACTCCCCGCGACACCAACTGTGAACCGTATTCACAGTAG
- a CDS encoding NAD(P)/FAD-dependent oxidoreductase — MGISRRKLLVGTGIGAGIVAAGGGASLLTDNLPAAPDSLLKIDALPSDDPTPGWFHTSRKRQPQPALVGDAKAPWVVIGAGFTGLAAARQLALNFPDDQIILVEAQQVGFGTSGRNAGFLIDVPHDISAPDYIGDKKIARNILNLNQTGQRILKEQVEEHNIVDAQMRHSGKYQAAVEESGIAVLEAYRGGLESLGQPCKIIEGKDLPDHLGTKFYRKALYTPGTILVQPSGLVKGLADSLPANVTLYEDTPITAIEYEPEIVLHHATGRIFADKLILANNAFGTHFGFGERTIFPIFTYGSLTRPLTKAEQDSIGGQEFWGVIPADPFGTTSRRTHDNRILIRNSFSFNSDGRYKPGYTQKYRETHRQSFERRFPTLQDVNFEHTWGGGLGMTRNGSSLFGELRKNVYGSLGCNGLGTVRGTAMGTMLADWLAGKSNDTIKFLLSLPKPEWNPPEPLLTMGVNFTLRKGMHDAGQEA, encoded by the coding sequence ATGGGTATTTCACGAAGAAAATTGCTGGTTGGTACCGGAATTGGGGCGGGTATCGTTGCCGCGGGAGGGGGAGCTTCCCTGCTGACCGACAATTTACCTGCCGCACCGGATTCGCTGCTGAAAATTGATGCGCTGCCTTCAGACGACCCGACGCCGGGCTGGTTCCACACCAGCCGTAAACGTCAGCCGCAGCCTGCGCTGGTGGGCGATGCGAAGGCACCGTGGGTGGTGATTGGCGCCGGCTTTACCGGCCTGGCCGCCGCACGCCAGCTGGCGCTGAACTTCCCGGATGACCAGATTATTCTTGTTGAAGCACAGCAGGTCGGCTTCGGGACTTCCGGCCGTAATGCCGGATTCCTGATCGACGTGCCGCACGATATCAGCGCGCCGGACTATATCGGCGATAAGAAAATTGCCCGTAATATCCTTAACCTGAACCAGACCGGCCAGCGGATCCTGAAAGAGCAGGTGGAAGAGCACAACATCGTTGATGCGCAGATGCGCCACTCAGGTAAATATCAGGCCGCGGTGGAAGAAAGCGGTATCGCGGTGCTGGAAGCCTATCGCGGCGGCCTGGAGTCGCTGGGACAGCCTTGCAAGATTATCGAAGGTAAGGATCTGCCTGACCATCTCGGCACCAAATTCTACCGTAAGGCGCTGTACACCCCGGGCACCATCCTGGTTCAGCCATCCGGGCTGGTGAAAGGCCTGGCGGACAGCCTGCCGGCCAACGTCACGCTGTATGAAGACACGCCGATCACCGCCATTGAATACGAGCCGGAAATCGTGCTGCATCACGCTACCGGTCGTATCTTTGCCGACAAGCTGATCCTCGCCAACAACGCCTTTGGTACGCACTTTGGCTTTGGCGAACGCACCATTTTCCCTATCTTCACCTATGGCAGCCTGACCCGTCCGCTGACCAAAGCGGAGCAGGACAGCATTGGCGGTCAGGAGTTCTGGGGCGTGATCCCGGCCGACCCGTTCGGTACCACTTCGCGCCGTACCCACGATAACCGTATTCTGATCCGTAACAGCTTCAGCTTTAACTCGGACGGACGCTATAAGCCGGGTTACACCCAGAAGTATCGTGAAACCCACCGCCAGTCGTTTGAGCGCCGTTTCCCGACGCTGCAGGACGTGAATTTCGAACACACGTGGGGCGGCGGCCTGGGGATGACCCGTAACGGTTCAAGCCTGTTCGGTGAGCTGAGAAAGAACGTCTACGGCTCGCTGGGCTGTAACGGTCTGGGTACCGTGCGCGGCACCGCGATGGGCACCATGCTGGCCGACTGGCTGGCGGGCAAAAGCAACGACACCATTAAATTCCTGCTGTCGTTGCCAAAACCAGAGTGGAACCCGCCGGAACCGCTGCTGACCATGGGCGTTAACTTCACCCTGCGTAAAGGGATGCACGACGCGGGGCAGGAAGCCTAA
- a CDS encoding sigma-70 family RNA polymerase sigma factor, which yields MEMNDSARESWPALMEQAQAGDRPAYTRLLKALVPVIRSQVRKRIADHALTEDVVQDVLLTVHRVRHTYDPAFPFLPWLMAIVSARAIDALRRRGRYQQWEVPEETLPDVAAAPGAQRAESQQELEGYLNQLPTRQREIVEHVHLREMSLTEAAAHHHLTVAAVKSLLHRALKNLRRFGASHDRS from the coding sequence ATGGAAATGAACGACAGCGCGCGCGAAAGCTGGCCCGCGCTTATGGAACAGGCACAGGCAGGCGATCGCCCTGCCTATACCCGATTGCTGAAGGCGCTGGTGCCGGTGATCCGCTCGCAGGTGCGCAAACGGATCGCTGACCACGCACTGACCGAGGATGTGGTGCAGGATGTGCTGCTGACGGTGCACCGGGTGCGCCATACCTACGATCCCGCCTTCCCTTTTCTTCCCTGGCTGATGGCGATCGTTTCCGCCCGCGCGATTGATGCGCTGCGGCGGCGCGGCCGCTACCAGCAGTGGGAAGTGCCGGAAGAGACACTGCCCGACGTGGCCGCCGCGCCAGGCGCGCAGCGTGCGGAAAGCCAGCAGGAGCTGGAAGGTTACCTGAATCAGCTGCCGACCCGGCAGCGGGAAATTGTTGAACACGTCCACCTGCGCGAAATGAGCCTGACGGAAGCGGCCGCGCATCACCATCTGACGGTGGCCGCAGTGAAATCGCTGCTGCACCGGGCGCTGAAAAACCTGCGCCGTTTTGGAGCCAGTCATGACCGATCATAA
- a CDS encoding protein-disulfide reductase DsbD family protein: MLTAMLAAFIGGIILNFMPCVFPVISLKAFGLLRHADNSAGTRREGLGFLLGVTVTMMALAGILLAARAGGAAVGWGFQLQSPLVIALLSLVILAAALNLLGVFEVGLSAQRVGALDVGRGAFVRSALTGALAIIVATPCAAPFMASAIGYALVQPPAVALTIFFALALGFAAPFTLISLFPALARLLPKPGAWMDILKRGLAFPMFGAYAWLVWVLAQQAGSAALATLLAASVVLSFAAWLYGMAQHRHLQGKGHKLMYAVTAVLIVAVLAPLPGLIKPGEAFPGEAAAAEVTQEKWTPQTVAAERGQGKAIFVNFTASWCITCQVNEKTSLSTQAVKDALAKTGTRYMVADSTKFNPDVDDALNEFGQGGLPLYVVYPADGGPPKVLPQVLTPGIVVNALNQAAGKKA; the protein is encoded by the coding sequence ATGTTAACTGCCATGCTGGCCGCCTTTATTGGCGGCATTATTCTGAACTTTATGCCCTGCGTGTTTCCGGTGATCTCACTTAAGGCGTTCGGGCTGCTGCGCCATGCGGATAATTCCGCCGGCACCCGCCGCGAGGGGCTGGGCTTTCTGCTGGGCGTGACGGTGACCATGATGGCGCTGGCGGGGATCCTGCTGGCGGCACGCGCCGGCGGCGCGGCGGTGGGCTGGGGATTCCAGCTGCAGTCGCCGCTGGTGATCGCCCTGCTGTCGCTGGTGATCCTTGCCGCGGCGCTGAATCTGCTGGGCGTGTTTGAAGTTGGCCTGTCGGCGCAGCGCGTGGGGGCGCTTGACGTCGGGCGCGGCGCTTTTGTTCGCTCCGCGCTGACCGGCGCGCTGGCAATCATCGTCGCCACCCCCTGTGCCGCGCCGTTTATGGCCAGTGCCATTGGCTATGCGCTGGTGCAGCCACCGGCGGTAGCGCTGACGATCTTCTTTGCGCTGGCGCTGGGCTTTGCCGCGCCCTTTACCCTGATATCGCTGTTCCCGGCGCTGGCCCGGCTGCTGCCCAAACCCGGCGCATGGATGGATATTCTCAAACGCGGCCTGGCCTTCCCGATGTTCGGTGCGTACGCCTGGCTGGTCTGGGTGCTGGCGCAGCAGGCCGGTAGCGCCGCGCTGGCCACGCTGCTGGCCGCCTCCGTGGTGCTGAGCTTTGCGGCCTGGCTGTACGGTATGGCGCAGCATCGCCACCTGCAGGGGAAAGGCCATAAGCTGATGTATGCGGTGACCGCCGTGCTGATCGTGGCCGTGCTGGCCCCGCTTCCGGGGCTGATTAAGCCGGGAGAGGCATTTCCCGGAGAAGCCGCCGCAGCGGAAGTCACACAGGAAAAATGGACGCCGCAGACCGTTGCCGCCGAGCGGGGACAGGGTAAAGCTATCTTTGTGAACTTTACCGCCTCCTGGTGTATAACCTGTCAGGTTAATGAAAAAACCTCGCTCTCCACCCAGGCGGTGAAAGACGCGCTGGCCAAAACGGGCACGCGGTATATGGTGGCGGATTCCACCAAATTTAACCCGGACGTGGACGATGCACTGAACGAGTTTGGTCAGGGCGGCCTGCCGCTGTACGTGGTGTATCCCGCCGACGGGGGACCGCCGAAAGTGCTGCCGCAGGTGCTGACGCCGGGCATTGTGGTGAATGCACTGAACCAGGCAGCCGGTAAAAAAGCGTAA
- a CDS encoding alpha/beta hydrolase — translation MKIASILLTSAVFASAASAATTQPLNAPAPTAGVKAFLDVLNSGKGKPMEQMTPQEARQVLIGAQQGAKLPAAQVTDKTIQVNGQNIRLKIVKPEHATGTLPVFMFFHGGGWVLGDYPTHERLIRDLVRDSGAAAVYVDYTPSPEAHFPVAINQAYQATRWVAEHGSEIGVDGSRLALVGNSVGGNMVAAVALQAKQFGAPKIRYNVMLWPVTDANFDDASYHQFATGHFLTRNMMKWFWDNYTTSAADRNNILASPLRASTEQLKGFPQTLIQTAELDVLRDEGEAFGRKLDAAGVPVTVTRYNGMIHDYGLLNPLSEEPTVKTALSQAAAELQQHLK, via the coding sequence ATGAAAATTGCATCGATTTTATTAACATCCGCCGTCTTTGCCTCAGCCGCTTCCGCAGCGACCACTCAGCCGCTGAATGCGCCCGCTCCCACCGCTGGCGTGAAAGCCTTTCTGGACGTACTGAATTCGGGCAAAGGTAAACCGATGGAACAGATGACCCCGCAGGAAGCCCGCCAGGTGCTGATCGGCGCCCAGCAGGGGGCAAAACTCCCCGCCGCACAGGTAACGGATAAGACCATCCAGGTGAACGGTCAGAACATCAGACTGAAAATCGTTAAGCCGGAACATGCAACGGGTACCCTCCCCGTGTTTATGTTCTTCCACGGCGGTGGCTGGGTGCTGGGCGATTACCCTACTCATGAACGTTTGATCCGCGATCTGGTGCGCGATTCCGGCGCGGCGGCCGTGTATGTGGATTACACCCCTTCCCCGGAGGCGCACTTCCCGGTAGCCATTAACCAGGCCTATCAGGCGACACGCTGGGTGGCCGAGCACGGCAGCGAAATCGGCGTCGACGGCAGCCGTCTGGCTCTGGTCGGTAACAGCGTGGGCGGTAATATGGTGGCGGCGGTTGCCCTGCAGGCGAAACAGTTTGGCGCACCAAAAATCCGCTATAACGTCATGCTGTGGCCGGTAACCGATGCGAATTTCGACGATGCGTCCTATCACCAGTTCGCCACCGGCCACTTCCTGACCCGCAACATGATGAAGTGGTTCTGGGATAACTACACCACCAGCGCGGCGGATCGTAATAATATCCTGGCTTCTCCGCTGCGTGCCAGCACGGAGCAGCTGAAAGGCTTCCCGCAAACGCTGATCCAGACGGCGGAGCTGGACGTGCTGCGTGACGAGGGTGAGGCCTTTGGTCGTAAACTGGATGCCGCAGGCGTGCCGGTGACCGTCACCCGCTACAATGGCATGATCCATGACTACGGCTTACTGAACCCGTTAAGCGAAGAGCCTACGGTAAAAACCGCTCTGTCGCAGGCCGCTGCCGAACTGCAACAGCATCTGAAATAG
- a CDS encoding amino acid permease → MTINSEEAVNNFKIPFTRYDLGWVVLCIGMAIGAGIIYMPIQAGVKGIWVFVFAIILSYPAIYWLQDLYLKTLTQTKSCDSYAEIITQYLGKNWGGLLGITYFLMLLMGILNYSMSLVNDSATYLHSYRLTETFLSKTSWYPLILLAIIVAIANQGERLLFRISGPMILFKLGVIVFLGLVMMPYWSLSNISAFPPLLTFLRDVLLTLPFTLFSILFVQILNPMNIAFRKVERDPLVASYRAVRATRIAYIVLAVSVLFFAFSFSFAITKEEAISALDQNISALALASQIMPGDLVNILSVTLNIFAILTAFFSIYLGFKEAVVGLAVNLISRIAGADKVNRAKLSFTVAIGIVIFLWVWVSFDFSVMLLMQISGPIFGLVACLIPFYLVAKVPALENLRAKRNYYIAFYGILLCISPFLKFVE, encoded by the coding sequence ATGACGATAAATAGTGAAGAGGCGGTAAATAATTTTAAGATCCCATTCACCCGTTACGATCTGGGCTGGGTGGTGTTATGTATTGGCATGGCGATTGGTGCAGGGATTATTTATATGCCCATTCAGGCCGGTGTGAAGGGGATTTGGGTCTTCGTTTTTGCCATTATACTGAGCTATCCGGCGATTTACTGGCTGCAGGATCTGTATCTGAAAACGCTCACGCAGACCAAATCCTGCGACAGCTACGCCGAGATTATTACCCAGTACCTGGGGAAAAACTGGGGAGGCCTGCTGGGCATTACCTATTTTCTGATGCTGCTGATGGGCATTCTCAATTACTCGATGAGCCTGGTCAACGACAGCGCCACGTATTTGCACAGCTACCGGCTTACCGAAACGTTCCTTTCAAAGACCAGCTGGTATCCGTTAATCCTGCTGGCGATTATCGTCGCGATTGCCAATCAGGGGGAAAGGCTGCTGTTTCGTATCTCCGGGCCGATGATTCTGTTCAAGCTGGGGGTGATTGTATTCCTGGGTCTGGTCATGATGCCTTACTGGAGCCTGAGCAACATTTCGGCGTTCCCACCGCTGCTGACATTTTTACGCGATGTCCTGCTGACGCTGCCGTTTACGCTGTTTTCCATCCTGTTTGTGCAGATCCTCAATCCGATGAATATCGCTTTTCGCAAGGTAGAACGCGACCCGCTGGTGGCCTCATATCGGGCGGTCAGGGCAACGCGCATTGCCTATATCGTGCTGGCGGTCAGCGTGCTGTTCTTCGCGTTCTCCTTTAGTTTTGCCATTACCAAAGAGGAAGCGATTTCGGCTTTAGATCAGAATATCTCCGCGCTGGCGCTGGCTTCACAAATTATGCCGGGCGATCTGGTTAATATTCTGTCGGTAACGCTGAATATTTTTGCCATCCTGACCGCATTCTTCAGTATTTATCTGGGGTTTAAAGAGGCCGTTGTCGGCCTGGCGGTAAATCTGATTTCGCGGATTGCCGGCGCGGATAAGGTTAACCGGGCGAAATTATCCTTCACCGTTGCGATCGGCATTGTCATTTTCCTCTGGGTTTGGGTCAGCTTTGATTTTTCCGTCATGCTGCTGATGCAAATTTCCGGTCCGATATTCGGGCTGGTGGCCTGTTTAATTCCCTTTTATCTGGTGGCGAAGGTTCCCGCGCTGGAAAACCTTCGGGCTAAACGGAATTACTATATTGCCTTCTATGGCATCCTCCTGTGCATATCGCCTTTTTTAAAATTCGTCGAATAA
- a CDS encoding peroxiredoxin — translation MKLKKIASTLTFSAALGLSALAFNAGAALPAGAKAPDFELQGALAGKPITFSLQNALQKGPVVLYFFPAAFSAGCTIEAHDFAEATDDFTKMGATVIGVTAGNTEQVSDFSKLECRDKFAVAADPGAKVAGEYQTQMQMKGKTLSDRTSYVIAPDGKILLSYTDRNPETHIEKTLAAVKQYDAAHPRTH, via the coding sequence ATGAAACTGAAAAAAATCGCCTCTACACTGACCTTCTCCGCCGCGCTGGGCCTGTCCGCCCTCGCCTTTAATGCCGGCGCCGCACTGCCCGCCGGGGCGAAAGCGCCTGATTTCGAACTGCAGGGCGCGCTGGCCGGCAAGCCGATTACCTTCTCATTGCAAAACGCGCTGCAAAAAGGCCCGGTGGTCCTGTACTTCTTCCCGGCCGCCTTCAGCGCGGGCTGTACCATCGAAGCCCACGACTTTGCCGAAGCGACCGATGATTTCACCAAAATGGGCGCAACGGTGATTGGCGTGACCGCCGGGAACACCGAGCAGGTCAGCGATTTCTCCAAGCTGGAATGTCGTGACAAGTTTGCGGTGGCCGCCGATCCGGGCGCAAAAGTCGCGGGCGAATATCAGACCCAGATGCAGATGAAAGGCAAAACCCTCTCCGACCGCACCTCTTACGTGATCGCCCCGGATGGTAAGATTCTGCTGAGCTACACTGACAGAAACCCGGAAACCCATATCGAGAAAACGCTGGCCGCCGTGAAGCAGTACGACGCGGCTCATCCACGTACCCACTAA
- a CDS encoding MarR family winged helix-turn-helix transcriptional regulator — MKENSILDGQLCFSLYSVTNALIRQYRPLLKEFDLTYPQFVVLLALYDQDDIPLRELSEKTLFDSGTLTPLVQKLEAKGFLNRVSIAEDERVKKVILTPKARELQDKIVAIPKQMRCFMRMDDEELEMLRTFSKKLLQDL, encoded by the coding sequence ATGAAAGAAAACAGCATATTAGATGGGCAACTTTGTTTCTCACTCTATTCAGTCACTAACGCACTGATCCGTCAGTACCGCCCGCTACTGAAAGAGTTCGACCTGACCTATCCGCAGTTTGTCGTGCTGCTGGCGCTCTATGACCAGGATGATATTCCGCTGCGTGAACTGAGCGAAAAAACGCTGTTCGACTCGGGGACGTTAACGCCGCTGGTGCAGAAGCTGGAAGCGAAGGGGTTTCTTAACCGGGTATCGATTGCCGAAGACGAACGGGTGAAAAAGGTGATCCTGACGCCGAAGGCGAGGGAGCTTCAGGACAAAATCGTCGCTATCCCCAAGCAGATGCGCTGCTTTATGCGCATGGACGATGAAGAGCTGGAAATGCTGCGAACCTTCTCGAAAAAGCTGCTGCAAGACCTCTGA
- the metC gene encoding cystathionine beta-lyase encodes MKDMKSEKLTLATRLTQLGRNTQDQRGFVNCPVYRGSTVVFNSVEDLEHSRAEFAYGTLGTPTIKNLEEAWTELAGAAGTVMSPSGLGAVALALMTTLKAGDHLLMPDTVYRPTRNFCDLTLKKFGVATEYYDPLIGEGIVNLLRAETTTLFLESPGSQTFEIQDVPLMTRIARERGIKTIIDNTWATPVFFQAHRHGCDLSVEAGTKYLSGHSDLLMGMVSANAETWPDLRATYDSMAMLPGAEDCFLALRGLRTLHIRLKEAETRALNIASWLAEQPEVKTILHPAFESCPGHHLWKRDFSGSTGLFSIVLDPAFDKPAVTRLLDGLELFGMGYSWGGFESLIIPFNCREYRTVTQWKEQGATLRLQIGLEDPQDLMADLRAGLDRLHAK; translated from the coding sequence ATGAAAGACATGAAATCCGAAAAATTAACCTTAGCAACCCGACTGACCCAGCTCGGCAGAAACACGCAGGATCAGCGGGGCTTCGTCAACTGCCCGGTCTACCGTGGCTCTACCGTGGTGTTTAACAGCGTGGAAGATCTTGAACACAGCCGGGCAGAGTTCGCCTACGGCACGCTGGGCACGCCAACGATTAAAAATCTGGAGGAGGCCTGGACCGAGCTGGCGGGTGCAGCGGGGACGGTGATGTCACCCTCCGGTCTGGGAGCCGTGGCGCTGGCGCTGATGACTACGCTGAAGGCGGGCGATCATCTGCTGATGCCGGATACGGTTTACCGACCCACGCGCAACTTTTGCGATCTGACGTTGAAAAAATTCGGCGTGGCGACAGAGTATTACGATCCGCTGATCGGTGAGGGCATCGTTAACCTCCTGCGCGCGGAAACTACCACGCTGTTTCTTGAATCACCGGGGTCACAAACCTTCGAGATTCAGGACGTGCCGCTGATGACCCGCATCGCCCGCGAGCGCGGAATTAAAACGATTATCGACAATACCTGGGCCACGCCGGTGTTCTTCCAGGCTCACCGCCACGGCTGCGATCTTTCGGTGGAGGCGGGGACCAAGTACCTGAGCGGCCACTCCGATTTGCTGATGGGGATGGTGAGCGCCAATGCCGAAACCTGGCCCGATCTGCGGGCTACCTATGACAGCATGGCGATGTTACCCGGCGCGGAAGACTGTTTCCTTGCGCTGCGCGGGCTGAGAACGCTGCATATCCGCCTGAAGGAAGCGGAAACGCGTGCGCTGAACATTGCCTCCTGGCTGGCGGAGCAGCCAGAGGTGAAGACCATCTTACATCCCGCCTTCGAGAGCTGCCCCGGGCACCACCTGTGGAAGCGCGACTTTAGCGGCTCAACGGGTCTTTTCTCGATTGTCCTCGACCCGGCGTTCGATAAACCCGCGGTCACCCGACTGCTTGACGGTCTTGAACTGTTCGGTATGGGCTACTCATGGGGCGGATTTGAAAGTCTGATCATCCCGTTCAACTGCCGGGAGTATCGCACCGTCACGCAGTGGAAGGAGCAGGGTGCCACGCTGCGCCTGCAGATTGGCCTGGAGGATCCGCAGGACCTGATGGCGGATTTACGTGCGGGCCTCGACCGCCTTCATGCGAAGTGA